CTCTTGCCCTTCTCTTACCCATCATCAGGCAAAAAACCTTAAAAATTCAAAACTCTTTGGGTGTTGTTGCTGAAAACCATCAAGGTCAGCAAGAGAATGAGTTAAGATCAGATACAAGTGGGTAAAAGTAAAGCCGAGTCCCCGGACTTCCCAGCAATGCCAATGAATAAAAGTAGGCAGATTAAACAACCGCAATCAACGATTGTTTTGGAGTATTATTTATTACATAATGGTAAGAATGACTCACCAAGAAATATGAACCTGATTAGGACAGATTCCGAATTGTTTGACTTCTATGAAGCAGACGTTCCTTAGAATAAGCTGAAAGGAGATTGAATTCATTACCAAAGGAACTCATGATTTATTGCCCAATATTTCCCAATATTTTGACAACTACAGGCAAATTTTGGCATTGAGTGATAAAGCGTACTTGTTCTCAACGGTGAAATTAACCTCCCAAAGGTGTAATGTAATGGGGTAGAACCCAGATTTTGACAGGTTTAACTACGTTGTTTAAAAAGGCAGAAACAGTACATGCTACACCGCAAGATTTATCAACTCTGTTGCGATGGGCGCGAGGTATGTGTTTTCTTGCGGGACCAGCAACGCTGGATTGAACGCGCCCGCATCATCGACATAGAGGGAGATTTAGTGACCCTACGCTATGAAACAGAAGAAGAGGACGAAGTTTGTTCTTGGGAAGAAATGGTTCGCCTTGAGAGCATTGGTGCTGTAACGCAAAAACTGGCTTCAGTGCCACGTGGAAATGTGGAACCTCTGATGACTGAAGACTGTCCCGAAGCCGAACGCATCCACAACCGTTACACTGACTCGAATCCAGAATAATCAGTGTTGAGGAGCCAGTACTAAAAACAGGTTTCTCGTTGGAGGTAACTGGTTTCTGATTCTGCCAGCTGATTCGCTAGGCTCTCCACTTACCCCAAAGGGAGAGCCTAGCGTCAAGGGAAAAGCCACTGGCTTTGCCTAGTGCCGAGTTCTAAGTCATAAATCCTAACTCAGGACTCAGCACTAGATAAACCTTCAAAAGCAGGACAGTAACCTTCAAGAGTTACCTTAAAGTTATACAACGGCGAAGCTGGGTTCCAACACCTCTGTCCTCTTTGATGTCGGCAAGTACCACAACAGTCAACATCCGTCCATGTATAGCGATCGCTATTTTGGCTAAGAAGTTCTCGTTGAGACAATCCCCTTAAGACTAGTTCTTCCCCTTGCCAACGAGCTTCGATTAAACCAGTATCGGCAAATTGCCGCCAACGCGGATCGGCAGTAATCATATTGGGTAGGGTAATTGTGATTACTGTTCCCAACTCTGTCAGTTCGCCTTCGTAGTTAGTCTCTGGTGCTGCTGGTTGTAAGAATGTGTCGCCGATAGGCAATTCTACTAAGGTGTTAGCCGCCGGAGAATGTACATGGTAGCGGTTTTGCAACTCTTCCAAGCTAGTCAGGTCTGCTAAGTAAGCAGGAGAACCGTGGACAAAAATGACGTGCTGGGGTCGCAAATTATGAATTAGCTGCGTAGTACCAGGGCCATCACTATGTTGCGCTAAGAGATAGCTTTCAACAGTGGTGGGTGCCAAATATTCTTTATTAACTTTTATATCAATTTTTTCTGGAAGAAGGATCAGCCAAGGACCGGTGTCTAGTTGGCAGTGTTTGCCTAAATCAGATGTAGAGTCGGTGAGGACTATACAAGGCGACTTGCCCACTGTGGGACGATGTTCTGCTTGTAAACGACGCACGCGGGGACGTACCCGTTCATCCCAAAATAAGGGTTGATGGCGGGCGAAGTTTTGCACAGATGGGGGGAGGTGGGGTAACAGTTCTAGGTAAGCATCGCAGCCAGTAGCGACAGCACCATCCACCCAGATATCTAAATCTCTTCCGGTGAAGTGGTGATGAGAGCGTAACAGCATTAGCATCTCTTGACCCAATCCTAAAGCAGGAGTGGGAAGGATTACAGAACAATGGTCAGCGATCGCCCGATTAATTCGCTCTGCTAGTTGATTTTCCTGGTTGCGGCGGTGAGGATGACGGGATGTGCCATAACTGCCTTCAATGATCAGCACATCCAAGTCTAAGCCCCGCAATTCTTCTAAACGCAAACCTTCTACCAACCGGGAATTTGATAAGAAAAAATCCCCTGTATATAGTAATTTGTAAGTACGCTGCTTGGTGGTGTAGGTAAGAAGAATGGCCACTGCCCCTGGTAGATGCCCGGCTGGAAATAATTCTGCTACTAAACCATCTTGAAATTCCACAGGCGATCGCAACGGCAAAGCATGACAAAATTTGGAAATTTCCTCAGCATCTTGATCTAGCCAATTCAGTGGCAGTAACTTGCTGGTTACTTCGCTACCATAGATAGGTAACTTGGGATAAGCTTTATGTAGTGCCAGCAAGCCTCTGGAATGATCTGGGTGGGCGTGACTAATCAAAACTAAATCTGCTGGTAGGGGCGAACTAGATCCACGTTCCGACTTAGTAAGCCCCTTAGCCAGCGATGAAATATCTTCCATACCACAGTCTAACAGAATGCGGTGTGGCCCCATCTTTACCAATAAACACACGCCCTCATCGTGATGCTGGACACTATAGGGCAAACATTCTAATTCAGTACCTACTTCCGCAGCATCTACGCCAGAAGATGCCGACAGATTATCCCTCATAATGTCCTCCCCTCCAACCTCATCATCATGGACATATCCCAAAAGCCAAAAGTTACGTTACACAAGTTTTGGTTTTGTGACTTAGGGGTAAGTTTTCGCGTGCGCCCCTACACCCTGAGAATACAGATTTTTGATTGGGGAGGACGCCTCAGCC
The Nostoc punctiforme PCC 73102 genome window above contains:
- a CDS encoding DUF6679 family protein; its protein translation is MLHRKIYQLCCDGREVCVFLRDQQRWIERARIIDIEGDLVTLRYETEEEDEVCSWEEMVRLESIGAVTQKLASVPRGNVEPLMTEDCPEAERIHNRYTDSNPE
- a CDS encoding MBL fold metallo-hydrolase gives rise to the protein MRDNLSASSGVDAAEVGTELECLPYSVQHHDEGVCLLVKMGPHRILLDCGMEDISSLAKGLTKSERGSSSPLPADLVLISHAHPDHSRGLLALHKAYPKLPIYGSEVTSKLLPLNWLDQDAEEISKFCHALPLRSPVEFQDGLVAELFPAGHLPGAVAILLTYTTKQRTYKLLYTGDFFLSNSRLVEGLRLEELRGLDLDVLIIEGSYGTSRHPHRRNQENQLAERINRAIADHCSVILPTPALGLGQEMLMLLRSHHHFTGRDLDIWVDGAVATGCDAYLELLPHLPPSVQNFARHQPLFWDERVRPRVRRLQAEHRPTVGKSPCIVLTDSTSDLGKHCQLDTGPWLILLPEKIDIKVNKEYLAPTTVESYLLAQHSDGPGTTQLIHNLRPQHVIFVHGSPAYLADLTSLEELQNRYHVHSPAANTLVELPIGDTFLQPAAPETNYEGELTELGTVITITLPNMITADPRWRQFADTGLIEARWQGEELVLRGLSQRELLSQNSDRYTWTDVDCCGTCRHQRGQRCWNPASPLYNFKVTLEGYCPAFEGLSSAES